A genomic window from Prosthecobacter sp. SYSU 5D2 includes:
- a CDS encoding DUF1549 domain-containing protein → MKTFALLFLAASLSHGAALPEAAKIDSLLADGWQKQNLQPNPAAPDEVIVRRLYLDIAGRIPTVEETREFLASPAPDKRARLIDKLLASDGYTSHLFNFWADVLRLTDNTKGRITAEAYEEWLKKELKANTPYDQFVKKLLTTDGGAWDSGSIGFYQRDENKLDHLAYTVQVFLGTSIVCAQCHNHPFDKWSQKDYYGMAAFTYGMDIRGGDVTNIKLSKRPMTKPQLPEQLANLSGKERRQYMKDHPEEVARLRKEAAAAGKVSNEEMNQVRKALGDVMRPLRYTAINWQEGKLPKLPADYAYDDAKPGQTIEARAMFGHEAKPKEGQTTVQAFADWMASPENPRFTTVIANRMWKHVFGLGLIEPLDEMTDSTVASNPALMDYLTQLMIEKKYSIKSFLRVLYNTDTYQRMASTQEVALGETYHFTGPTLRRMSAEQVWDSLITLSQGNVDSAVDEENQRLHQYLDDLNLFIGTMKDKGPEGIIAAAKEGIARRQENDRQLTLMREKMAAEKGGNADPASAKALANAANKLRREASNDLLTNLIGEERAEALIRGYRPNQQIKKTARPVMKRSEMRNMTKEQRKEMARSSVDRTMVARASELPSPAKPGHFLRTFGQSDREVIDNASEAASVPQALTLLNGPVVQSLSNPGSQLSQQLAQAGSPDQKASLLYEALLSRRPTQDERIVLTGVIQERGDNALEDITHALLTGSQFLFIQ, encoded by the coding sequence ATGAAAACCTTTGCCCTTCTCTTTCTGGCCGCCAGCCTCAGCCACGGTGCCGCCCTGCCGGAGGCTGCGAAAATTGACAGCCTGCTGGCGGACGGATGGCAGAAGCAGAATCTGCAGCCGAATCCGGCGGCACCGGATGAGGTCATCGTGCGCCGCCTTTACCTGGACATCGCCGGGCGCATCCCCACGGTGGAGGAGACGCGGGAGTTCCTGGCCAGCCCGGCTCCGGACAAGCGGGCGCGGCTGATTGACAAGCTCCTGGCCAGCGACGGCTACACCAGCCACCTGTTTAATTTTTGGGCAGATGTGCTGCGCCTGACGGACAACACCAAGGGCCGCATCACGGCGGAGGCCTATGAAGAATGGCTGAAAAAGGAGCTCAAGGCGAACACGCCCTATGACCAGTTTGTCAAAAAACTGCTGACCACCGATGGCGGTGCCTGGGACAGCGGCAGCATCGGCTTTTACCAGCGGGATGAGAACAAGCTGGACCACCTGGCCTACACCGTGCAGGTCTTTCTGGGCACCAGCATCGTCTGCGCCCAGTGCCATAACCACCCCTTCGACAAATGGAGCCAGAAGGACTACTACGGCATGGCCGCCTTCACCTATGGCATGGACATCCGTGGCGGCGATGTGACCAACATCAAGCTGTCGAAGCGCCCAATGACCAAGCCGCAGCTACCCGAGCAACTGGCCAATCTCTCAGGCAAAGAACGCCGCCAGTACATGAAAGACCACCCGGAAGAAGTGGCCAGGCTGCGCAAGGAAGCCGCTGCCGCCGGCAAGGTCAGCAACGAGGAGATGAACCAGGTGAGAAAAGCGCTCGGCGATGTCATGCGCCCGCTGCGCTACACCGCCATCAACTGGCAGGAAGGCAAACTGCCGAAGCTGCCTGCCGACTACGCTTATGATGACGCCAAGCCCGGCCAGACCATCGAGGCCCGCGCCATGTTTGGCCATGAGGCCAAGCCCAAAGAGGGCCAGACGACGGTGCAGGCCTTTGCCGACTGGATGGCCAGCCCGGAAAATCCGCGCTTCACCACCGTCATCGCCAACCGCATGTGGAAGCATGTTTTCGGCCTGGGTCTCATCGAGCCGCTGGATGAAATGACGGACTCCACCGTGGCCAGCAATCCCGCGCTCATGGATTACCTCACGCAGCTCATGATCGAGAAGAAATACTCGATCAAATCCTTCCTGCGCGTGCTTTACAACACCGACACCTACCAACGCATGGCCAGCACCCAGGAAGTGGCCCTGGGGGAGACCTACCACTTCACCGGCCCCACCCTGCGCCGCATGAGCGCCGAGCAGGTCTGGGATTCCCTCATCACCCTGAGCCAGGGCAATGTTGACAGCGCCGTGGATGAGGAAAACCAGCGCCTGCACCAGTATCTGGATGACCTGAATCTCTTCATCGGCACGATGAAGGACAAGGGCCCGGAAGGCATCATCGCCGCGGCCAAAGAGGGCATCGCCCGCCGCCAGGAGAATGACCGCCAGCTCACCCTCATGCGGGAAAAAATGGCCGCTGAGAAAGGTGGCAACGCCGATCCCGCCTCCGCCAAAGCGCTGGCCAATGCCGCTAACAAACTCCGCCGCGAAGCCAGTAACGACCTGCTGACCAACCTTATCGGCGAGGAGCGCGCCGAGGCGCTCATCCGTGGCTACAGACCTAACCAACAGATCAAAAAAACCGCCCGCCCGGTGATGAAACGCAGCGAGATGCGCAACATGACCAAGGAGCAGCGCAAAGAGATGGCCCGCAGCAGCGTGGACCGCACCATGGTCGCCCGCGCCTCTGAGCTGCCCTCCCCGGCCAAGCCCGGCCACTTCCTGCGCACCTTTGGCCAGTCGGACCGCGAGGTGATAGATAATGCCAGCGAGGCCGCCTCCGTGCCCCAGGCGCTGACCTTGCTGAACGGCCCTGTGGTTCAGAGCCTGAGCAACCCAGGCTCCCAACTCAGCCAGCAGCTCGCCCAAGCCGGCAGCCCGGACCAGAAAGCCAGCCTGCTCTATGAAGCCCTGCTGAGCCGCCGCCCCACCCAGGACGAGCGCATCGTGCTGACCGGCGTCATCCAGGAACGCGGCGACAATGCGCTGGAAGACATCACGCACGCGCTGCTCACGGGCTCGCAGTTTCTCTTCATCCAATAA
- a CDS encoding four helix bundle protein, giving the protein MFRFQELTVWQRALEIGIELDDLSDQLESRKRFRQAEQLRSAAMSISNNIAEGSGSSSKKDFAHFVNIAKRSAFETANMLIFFERKKLLSPSIGQPLLIQLESLCRMMESFRKSLLP; this is encoded by the coding sequence ATGTTTCGATTTCAAGAACTAACCGTGTGGCAGCGAGCTCTGGAGATAGGAATCGAACTGGATGACCTGTCAGATCAACTGGAATCAAGAAAACGCTTCCGTCAGGCCGAGCAGTTAAGATCCGCTGCGATGAGCATTTCCAACAATATCGCCGAAGGGTCTGGCAGCTCATCCAAAAAAGACTTCGCCCACTTCGTTAACATTGCCAAGCGCTCTGCCTTTGAGACCGCCAATATGCTGATCTTTTTTGAGCGTAAAAAGCTTCTTAGTCCATCCATCGGCCAGCCACTCCTGATTCAACTCGAAAGCCTTTGCCGCATGATGGAATCCTTTCGCAAATCCCTGCTTCCTTAG
- a CDS encoding DUF1501 domain-containing protein translates to MNSSFLRADEPTRRDFVMNIAKTCLGVSVMQPLMQRQAQAVAFEGSSKARQVATARNVIYLYMAGGMTHLDTFGVSPGAETMGDTKCIPTSADGVMLGHGLPTVAKYMHHGVVINSLSSTQGAHEQGNYYQHTGYTMRGATRHPTMGAWLQKFQGKGNPDLPGTVVVSNDSKHPGGGFFEASFQPLLINDPKSGLQHSKRPASLAESDLDYRLNLSARLNAGFEQKYAHSAVRAYSDVYKDAVNVMKSADLVAFDLNKEPEELREEYGESSFGQGCLLARRLIEHGVRYIEVTSGGWDMHNDIYARLPEKISELDKALGALLGDLDRRGLLQETLVVITSEFGRTPDINQNAGRDHYPKAFSSALWGGGIQGGQTYGKTDKGIEVTENKVTPPDLNATIAYALGLPLDQVLYSPTKRPFTIADKGQPITALFG, encoded by the coding sequence ATGAATTCATCTTTCCTCCGCGCCGACGAGCCGACCCGCCGTGACTTTGTCATGAACATCGCCAAGACTTGTCTTGGAGTCTCGGTCATGCAGCCGCTGATGCAGCGGCAGGCGCAGGCGGTGGCTTTTGAGGGCAGTTCCAAAGCGCGGCAGGTGGCCACGGCGCGGAATGTCATTTATCTCTACATGGCAGGCGGCATGACACATCTGGATACCTTTGGCGTGAGCCCTGGGGCCGAGACGATGGGGGATACCAAGTGCATTCCCACCAGTGCAGATGGCGTGATGCTGGGCCATGGGCTGCCCACGGTGGCCAAGTACATGCACCACGGCGTCGTCATCAACAGCCTTTCCAGCACCCAGGGCGCGCATGAGCAGGGGAACTATTATCAGCACACCGGCTACACCATGCGCGGAGCCACCCGCCATCCGACGATGGGCGCATGGTTGCAGAAATTCCAGGGCAAAGGCAATCCCGACCTGCCGGGAACAGTGGTCGTCTCCAACGACAGCAAGCATCCGGGTGGCGGATTTTTCGAAGCCTCCTTCCAGCCCCTGCTCATCAATGATCCCAAATCCGGCCTGCAACACAGCAAGCGCCCCGCCAGTCTCGCCGAAAGCGATCTGGACTACCGGCTGAACCTTTCCGCACGCCTCAATGCCGGCTTTGAGCAAAAATATGCCCACAGCGCCGTGCGCGCTTATAGCGATGTTTACAAGGATGCCGTGAACGTCATGAAAAGCGCGGACCTGGTGGCCTTTGACCTCAACAAAGAGCCTGAGGAACTGCGCGAGGAATACGGCGAGAGCAGCTTCGGCCAGGGCTGCCTGCTGGCACGCCGCCTCATCGAGCATGGAGTGCGGTATATCGAAGTCACCAGCGGCGGCTGGGACATGCATAACGACATCTACGCCCGCCTGCCGGAAAAGATCAGTGAGCTGGACAAAGCCCTCGGCGCACTGCTGGGCGACCTGGACAGGCGCGGCCTGCTGCAGGAAACGCTCGTCGTCATCACCAGCGAATTTGGCCGCACCCCGGACATCAACCAGAACGCCGGCCGCGACCATTATCCGAAAGCCTTCAGCTCCGCCCTCTGGGGTGGCGGCATCCAGGGCGGCCAGACCTATGGCAAGACCGACAAAGGCATCGAAGTGACCGAGAACAAAGTCACTCCGCCTGACCTGAACGCCACCATCGCCTACGCCCTCGGCCTGCCGCTGGACCAGGTCCTTTATTCACCGACCAAGCGCCCCTTCACCATCGCTGACAAAGGCCAGCCGATCACGGCGCTGTTTGGTTGA